Proteins encoded within one genomic window of Xiphophorus maculatus strain JP 163 A chromosome 11, X_maculatus-5.0-male, whole genome shotgun sequence:
- the emc6 gene encoding ER membrane protein complex subunit 6: MAGVGAKREGPQFISEVAVRGNAAVLDYCRTSVSALSGATAGILGLTGLYGFVFYFLSSFLLSLLLILKAGRRWNKCFKSRRLLFTGGLVGGLFTYVLFWTFLYGMVHVY; this comes from the coding sequence ATGGCAGGAGTTGGGGCCAAACGTGAGGGACCACAGTTCATCAGCGAAGTGGCGGTGAGGGGAAACGCCGCTGTGCTGGACTACTGCCGCACCTCCGTTTCCGCTCTGTCGGGGGCGACAGCCGGCATCCTTGGGCTGACGGGACTGTACGGGTTCGTTTTCTATTTCCTCTCGTCCTTCCTGCTCTCCCTGCTGCTCATCCTCAAGGCTGGACGGCGGTGGAACAAGTGCTTCAAATCGCGGCGGCTGCTCTTCACCGGAGGGCTGGTCGGAGGGCTTTTCACCTACGTCCTGTTCTGGACTTTCCTGTACGGGATGGTGCATGTTTACTGA
- the LOC102230190 gene encoding transient receptor potential cation channel subfamily V member 1-like, which yields MFHSRLPEFYVKMRKSEISDFHLEADDRTEEEKRKQKAPKKDGLASALGLSKEAPKAPMDTDYQEEMEPVKPQIQFNLNFDKEIRGEASQPKRDSSTFTIERLFEAVASRDVNKLDGLYQYLNQNMKKLSDSLYQSYGKTALMKALLHLKDGKNETIEELVDVSERIGDIKEFVNAAFTDSYYKGQTALHIAIERRSMSYVKLLVSKGAEVHAKACGKFFQPHDGPNFYFGELPLSLAACTNQPDIVSYLMENEFPADAKMADSHGNTVLHALVLVADNSKENTEFVTAIYDRILKTNARLHPKIKLEEKENNDELTPLKLAAKNGKIGVFSHILQREFQENHFKHLSRKFTEWAYGPVHSSLYDLTSVDSYENNSVLEILIYGSEIPNRHEMLEKEPLSCLLEDKWKKFGRGMFFFNFLVYLVYLIIFTVVAYNKKDATQLPFIPEDAWDYLYVSGQLLTLLANCYFFVTGILGMTRKRPKLQTLLIDGYYEILFFAQGLLFLVATVLYWAGRQEYLGFLVICLTLSWVNVLYYSRGNKHMGIYSIMIQMMIVSDILRFFFVYIVFLLGFSAAMVTLLMEPPLKNQTKQGSPSPSDAPTTGNKCVTAGYKSVPHTILQLFKFTIGMGDIEFIQAHQYMEVFYLLLIGYVVLSYILLLNMLIALMNNTVKKTTMESAGIWRVQRALTILEMEKRLLCCLKKSFRSGVEIKLGTAFGDDRRRCFRVKEMNWNKWNTNLVNISEDPGCCDRSQQSDLDSPSRGFTIGRSWRSFFMESTVRRRTSQFT from the exons ATGTTTCATTCCAGATTACCAGAGTTTTATGTAAAGATGAGGAAATCAGAGATTTCTGATTTCCATCTGGAGGCAGATGACAGAACGGAGGAGGAGAAACGGAAGCAAAAGGCACCAAAGAAGGATGGCTTGGCTTCTGCTTTGGGGTTGAGCAAGGAGGCCCCTAAGGCCCCCATGGACACCGACTACCAGGAGGAAATGGAGCCGGTCAAGCCTCAGATCCAATTCAATCTCAACTTTGACAA agagattcgaggtgaggcatcACAGCCAAAGAGAGACAGCTCCACTTTCACCATTGAGCGTCTGTTTGAAGCAGTGGCCAGCAGGGACGTCAACAAACTGGACGGCCTATACCAGTACTTGAATCAGAACATGAAGAAACTCTCTGACTCTCTGT ATCAGTCGTACGGTAAAACCGCCCTGATGAAAGCTCTGCTGCACCTCAAAGATGGCAAGAACGAAACCATAGAGGAGCTGGTCGACGTTTCAGAGAGGATCGGCGACATAAAAGAGTTTGTGAACGCCGCCTTCACTGATAGCTACTATAAAG GTCAAACTGCTCTACATATAGCCATTGAGAGGAGGAGTATGTCCTATGTAAAGCTGCTGGTCAGCAAAGGTGCAGAAGTTCATGCCAAAGCCTGTGGGAAGTTTTTTCAGCCTCATGATGGTCCCAACTTCTACTTTG GTGAGCTGCCCCTGTCTCTAGCAGCCTGCACAAACCAGCCTGACATAGTGAGCTACTTAATGGAGAATGAGTTTCCAGCGGACGCCAAGATGGCTGACTCTCACGGCAACACAGTGCTGCACGCCCTGGTGTTGGTGGCCGATAACTCGAAGGAGAACACAGAATTCGTAACGGCCATTTATGATCGCATCCTAAAGACCAATGCCCGACTGCATCCCAAGATAAAGCTGGAGGAGAAAGAGAACAACGATGAACTCACACCTCTCAAACTGGCTGCCAAGAATGGCAAGATTGGG GTATTTTCTCACATCCTACAAAGGGAATTCCAGGAGAATCACTTCAAGCACTTGTCCCGTAAATTCACTGAGTGGGCTTACGGACCCGTCCACAGTTCTCTGTATGACCTGACCTCTGTGGACTCATACGAGAACAACTCTGTTCTGGAAATTCTAATCTATGGCAGTGAAATTCCC AACCGCCACGAGATGCTGGAGAAGGAGCCGCTCAGCTGCCTCCTGGAGGATAAGTGGAAGAAGTTTGGAcgtggaatgttttttttcaacttcCTGGTCTACCTTGTGTACCTGATCATCTTCACTGTTGTAGCCTACAATAAAAAAGATGCTACACAG CTTCCGTTTATCCCTGAGGACGCCTGGGATTACCTGTATGTTTCAGGCCAGCTGCTGACTTTACTAGCAAACTGCTATTTCTTTGTCACAGGG ATTCTAGGCATGACGAGGAAGCGGCCAAAGCTGCAGACACTGCTGATAGATGGATATTATGAGATTCTCTT CTTCGCGCAGGGCTTACTGTTCCTGGTCGCCACTGTTCTGTACTGGGCAGGGAGGCAGGAGTACCTGGGCTTCCTGGTGATCTGTCTGACTCTCAGCTGGGTGAACGTGCTGTACTACTCCAGGGGCAACAAACACATGGGCATCTACAGTATCATGATACAGATG ATGATTGTCAGCGATATCCTGcgcttcttttttgtttacatcGTTTTCCTCTTGGGATTTTCAGCAG CCATGGTCACACTGCTTATGGAACCTCCactcaaaaaccaaacaaaacaagggAGTCCAAGTCCTTCTGATGCCCCCACAACTGGTAACAAATGTGTCACAGCTGGCTACAAAAGCGTCCCTCATACCATCCTGCAGCTCTTCAAGTTCACCATAGGCATGGGCGACATTGAGTTCATCCAGGCTCACCAGTACATGGAGGTCTTTTACCTCCTCCTTATTGGCTACGTTGTTCTTTCCTACATCCTGCTGCTCAACATGCTCATAGCCTTAATGAACAACACTGTGAAAAAGACCACTATGGAGAGCGCTGGCATTTGGAGGGTGCAG AGGGCTCTCACAATCCTGGAGATGGAGAAGCGGCTActctgctgtctgaagaaaagtTTTCGCTCTGGGGTGGAGATTAAACTCGGCACCGCTTTTGGAGACGATCGTCGAAGGTGTTTCAG GGTCAAGGAAATGAACTGGAATAAATGGAACACCAACCTGGTCAACATCAGTGAGGATCCAGGATGCTGTGATCGGAGCCAGCAGTCTGATTTGGACAGCCCTTCCAGAGGATTTACCATAG GGAGAAGCTGGAGAAGCTTTTTCATGGAGAGCACAGTGAGGAGGAGGACGTCTCAGTTCACTTAG
- the LOC102230456 gene encoding LOW QUALITY PROTEIN: transient receptor potential cation channel subfamily V member 1-like (The sequence of the model RefSeq protein was modified relative to this genomic sequence to represent the inferred CDS: inserted 2 bases in 1 codon), producing the protein MFHSRLPXFYVKMRKSELFDFHLEADDRTEEEKRKQKAPKKDGLASALGWSKEPPKAPMDTDYQEEMEPVKPQIRFNLNFDKEIRGEASQPKRDSSTFTIERLFEAVASRDVNKLDGLYQYLNQNMKKLSDSLYQSYGKTALMKALLHLKDGKNETIEELVDVSERIGDIKEFVNAAFTDSYYKGQTALHIAIERRSVSYVKLLVSKGADVHAKACGKFFQPHDGPNFYFGELPLSLAACTNQPDIVSYLMENEFPADAKMADSHGNTVLHALVLVADNSKENTEFVTAIYDRILKTNARLHPKIKLEEKENNDGLTPLKLAAKNGKIGVFSHILQREFQVNHFKHLSRKFTEWAYGPVHSSLYDLTSVDSYENNSVLEILIYGSEIPNRHEMLEKEPLSCLLEDKWKKFGCGMFFFNFLVYLVYLIIFTVVAYNKKDATQLPFIPDDAWDYLYVSGQLLTLLANCYFFVTGIIEMKRKRPKMQTLLIDGYYEILFFAQGLLFLVATVLYWAGRQEYLGFLVICLALSWVNVLYYSRGDKHMGIYSVMIQKMILSDILRFLFVYIVFLFGFSAAVVTLLIQPPPENRTGKGRQGFFATSKPDTECFTPSYRNISYTTLQLFKFTIGMGDMEFTQEYQYMEVFYVLLIGYIILTYILLLNMLIALMSRTVEKITTESASIWRLQRAVTIMDMERRLPCCLKKSFRSGVERKLCTAIGDDRRRCFRVEEMNWNKWNTNLVNISEDPGCCDLSQQPDLDSPSRGFNRGRSWRDIFMEGSWRRRRPPQSTEMSLL; encoded by the exons ATGTTTCATTCCAGATTACC GTTTTATGTAAAGATGAGAAAATCAGAGCTTTTTGATTTCCATCTGGAGGCAGATGACAGAACGGAGGAGGAGAAACGGAAGCAAAAGGCACCAAAGAAGGATGGCTTGGCTTCTGCTTTAGGGTGGAGCAAGGAGCCCCCTAAGGCCCCCATGGACACCGACTACCAGGAGGAAATGGAGCCGGTCAAGCCTCAAATCCGATTCAATCTCAACTTTGACAA agagattcgaggtgaggcatcACAGCCAAAGAGAGACAGCTCCACTTTCACCATTGAGCGTCTGTTTGAAGCAGTGGCCAGCAGGGACGTCAACAAACTGGACGGCCTATACCAGTACTTGAATCAGAACATGAAAAAACTCTCTGACTCTCTGT ATCAGTCGTACGGTAAAACCGCCCTGATGAAAGCTCTGCTGCACCTCAAAGATGGCAAGAACGAAACCATAGAGGAGCTGGTCGACGTTTCAGAGAGGATCGGCGACATAAAAGAGTTTGTGAACGCCGCCTTCACCGATAGCTACTATAAAG GTCAAACTGCTCTACATATAGCCATTGAGAGGAGGAGTGTGTCCTATGTAAAGCTGCTGGTCAGCAAAGGTGCAGATGTTCATGCCAAAGCCTGTGGGAAGTTTTTTCAGCCTCATGATGGTCCCAACTTCTACTTTG GTGAGCTGCCCCTGTCTCTAGCAGCCTGCACAAACCAGCCTGACATAGTGAGCTACTTAATGGAGAATGAGTTTCCAGCGGACGCCAAGATGGCAGACTCTCACGGCAACACAGTGCTGCACGCCCTGGTGTTGGTGGCCGATAACTCGAAGGAGAACACAGAATTCGTAACGGCCATTTATGATCGCATCCTAAAGACCAATGCCCGACTGCATCCCAAGATAAAGCTGGAGGAGAAAGAGAACAACGATGGACTCACACCTCTCAAACTGGCTGCCAAGAATGGCAAGATTGGG GTATTTTCTCACATCCTACAAAGGGAATTCCAGGTGAATCACTTCAAGCACTTGTCCCGTAAATTCACTGAGTGGGCTTATGGACCCGTCCACAGTTCTCTGTATGACCTGACCTCTGTGGACTCATACGAGAACAACTCTGTTCTGGAAATTCTAATCTATGGCAGTGAAATTCCC AACCGCCACGAGATGCTGGAGAAGGAGCCGCTCAGCTGCCTCCTGGAGGATAAGTGGAAGAAGTTTGGatgtggaatgttttttttcaacttcCTGGTCTACCTTGTGTACCTGATCATCTTCACTGTTGTAGCCTACAATAAAAAAGATGCTACACAG CTTCCGTTTATCCCTGACGACGCCTGGGATTACCTGTATGTTTCAGGCCAGCTGCTGACTTTACTAGCAAACTGCTATTTCTTTGTCACAGGG ATTATAgaaatgaagaggaagaggcCAAAGATGCAGACACTGCTGATTGATGGATATTATGAGATTCTCTT CTTCGCGCAGGGCTTACTGTTCCTGGTCGCCACTGTTCTGTACTGGGCGGGGAGGCAGGAGTACCTGGGCTTCCTGGTGATCTGTCTGGCTCTCAGCTGGGTGAACGTGCTGTACTACTCCAGGGGCGACAAACACATGGGCATCTACAGTGTCATGATACAGAAG ATGATCCTCAGCGATATCCTGCGcttcctttttgtttatattgttttccTCTTTGGATTCTCAGCAG CCGTCGTCACACTGCTCATACAACCTCCTCCTGAAAACAGAACAGGAAAAGGGAGGCAAGGATTTTTTGCTACCTCCAAACCCGACACAGAGTGTTTCACGCCCAGCTACAGAAACATCTCCTACACTACCCTGCAGCTCTTCAAGTTCACCATCGGCATGGGCGACATGGAGTTCACCCAGGAGTACCAGTACATGGAGGTCTTCTACGTCCTCCTCATCGGCTACATCATTCTCACCTACATCTTGCTCCTCAACATGCTTATAGCCCTAATGAGCCGCACAGTGGAAAAGATCACCACGGAGAGCGCCAGCATTTGGAGGCTGCAG AGGGCTGTCACAATCATGGACATGGAGAGGCGGCTACCCTGCTGTCTGAAGAAGAGTTTTCGCTCTGGGGTGGAGAGGAAACTCTGTACAGCTATTGGAGACGATCGTCGGAGGTGTTTCAG GGTCGAGGAAATGAACTGGAACAAATGGAACACCAACCTGGTCAACATCAGTGAGGATCCAGGATGCTGTGATCTGAGCCAGCAGCCTGATTTGGACAGCCCTTCCAGAGGGTTTAACAGag GGAGGAGCTGGAGAGACATTTTCATGGAGGGTtcttggaggaggaggaggccgCCTCAGTCCACCGAGATGAGCCTCCTGTAA
- the shpk gene encoding sedoheptulokinase — translation MQHLATCHPEVMSNFILGIDLGTTSVKAVLLAAGCRTVAAGHSEPTAADVSDDRGIKAKEQDPGGIINAVDRCLAQLPGDKLQHVSRVGLTGQMHGVLFWKANSGCDWSNGNYFTPRDTSQLVTWQDGRCSSEFLSSLPKPESHLGVSTGFGCATIFWYMKHRPQFLEDFSVAGTIQDYVVSMLCGLDSCVMTPQNAASWGFFNTTSNQWNENTLKAAGFPIRLLPRCVPPGALVGQTHSAWHGVPAGTPVGAALGDFQCSVYSCMSSPADAVLNISTSAQLTFAMPADFTPPDSPQLESSISYFPYFDSSYLAVAASLNGGNALATFVETLTAWMKELGVESRDPCMYEKLIGSALNQESSDLMVSPTILGERHDPLCLGQVTNISSSNLSLGHVFRALCRGVVSNVTSMMPVEHLQRVGVRRLVGSGSALARNEVLRQEVERAFPLQVVYGQNADSAVGVAMALSD, via the exons ATGCAGCACCTAGCAACTTGTCATCCTGAAGTCATGTCTAACTTCATCCTGGGGATAGATCTGGGCACCACGTCGGTGAAAGCTGTATTGTTGGCAGCGGGCTGCAGAACTGTGGCTGCGGGTCACTCGGAACCAACCGCCGCCGATGTTAGCGACGACCGCGGGATAAAG GCGAAAGAGCAGGACCCCGGTGGGATAATAAACGCTGTGGACCGATGCTTGGCTCAGCTACCCGGAGACAAATTGCAGCACGTCAGCAGGGTCGGCCTGACGGGACAGATGCACGGGGTTCTGTTCTGGAAGGCGAACAGCG GCTGTGATTGGTCAAATGGAAACTATTTCACACCCAGAGACACTAGTCAGCTGGTCACATGGCAGGATGGACGCTGCAGCAGTGAGTTCCTGTCTTCTCTTCCAAAGCCGGAGTCTCACCTTGGCGTTTCCACGGGCTTCGGCTGCGCGACGATCTTCTGGTACATGAAGCACAG GCCTCAATTCCTGGAGGACTTTAGCGTCGCAGGTACGATCCAGGACTACGTGGTGTCCATGCTGTGCGGGTTGGACTCATGCGTGATGACGCCTCAGAATGCAGCCAGCTGGGGATTCTTCAACACCACAAGCAATCAGTGGAACGAGAACAC TCTGAAGGCTGCTGGCTTCCCCATTCGCCTGCTTCCTCGGTGTGTGCCGCCTGGTGCCTTGGTGGGACAGACGCACTCTGCCTGGCACGGCGTTCCTGCTGGTACACCAGTAGGGGCCGCCCTAGGAGACTTCCAGTGCTCCGTCTACTCCTGCATGAGTTCACCAGCAGATGCag TTCTCAACATAAGCACATCAGCCCAGCTGACGTTTGCCATGCCAGCTGACTTCACACCTCCTGACTCTCCTCAGCTTGAGTCGTCCATCTCCTACTTCCCTTACTTTGACTCGTCATACTTGGCTGTGGCGGCGTCGCTCAACGGCGGGAACGCGTTGGCCACTTTTGTGGAAACGTTGACCGCCTGGATGAAAGAACTCG GTGTGGAGTCGAGGGACCCGTGTATGTATGAGAAGCTGATTGGCTCTGCCCTGAACCAGGAGAGCAGCGACCTGATGGTGAGTCCCACCATCCTGGGGGAGAGACACGACCCCCTCTGCCTGGGTCAGGTCACCAACATCTCCTCCTCCAACCTTTCCCTGGGCCACGTGTTCAGAGCGCTTTGCCGCGGCGTCGTGAGCAACGTCACCTCCATGATGCCTGTGGAGCACCTGCAGCGGGTGGGCGTCCGCAGGCTGGTGGGGAGTGGGAGCGCGCTCGCACGCAACGAGGTGCTGAGGCAGGAAGTGGAGAGGGCGTTTCCTCTCCAGGTGGTTTACGGACAGAACGCGGACTCTGCTGTGGGCGTGGCTATGGCCCTCTCTGACTGA